The following are encoded together in the Leptospira langatensis genome:
- a CDS encoding A/G-specific adenine glycosylase has protein sequence MPAGLKQKDPILEIQEFDPKTNLKLRNWFLKEKRDLPFRKNRTPYSTWVSEIMLQQTRVAAMLPLYEKFMARFPKPEDLASAEEEEVFRYWQGLGYYSRAKNLLAGVRKLVNEFRGKFPETLEEALSLPGIGPYTARAILSISYNLPFAVLDGNAKRVLSRLAMFRESGPKADPILQKIADSFLNRDFPGDHNEAVMELGARICIPKPLCTQCPLQTDCIAYQNGVQESIPETEKKKKEIPLDIRFYILKGKQGILLVRYPERRFFKTIYSLPFSFEGKNPYEPDPVLDWDLKTSDLGIKFKHTITHHKIQGFVSETELDAKKEKRILEDFRKARPSIEIKYCHWRDLETEFPSSIAKKIKQTLAKNGAVLPGLEN, from the coding sequence ATGCCCGCAGGTCTGAAACAAAAAGATCCGATTCTAGAGATCCAAGAGTTCGATCCTAAAACGAATCTTAAACTTAGGAATTGGTTCTTGAAAGAAAAAAGAGACCTGCCTTTCCGTAAGAACAGGACTCCTTATTCTACTTGGGTGAGCGAGATCATGTTGCAGCAAACAAGAGTTGCAGCTATGCTTCCCTTGTACGAAAAGTTCATGGCTCGCTTCCCGAAGCCGGAGGATCTTGCCTCTGCAGAAGAAGAGGAAGTCTTTCGGTATTGGCAAGGTCTTGGATATTATTCCCGAGCTAAGAACCTTTTGGCAGGGGTTCGCAAACTAGTAAACGAGTTTCGTGGAAAATTCCCTGAGACTCTGGAAGAAGCGCTTTCCCTTCCCGGGATCGGTCCTTATACTGCCCGGGCCATTCTATCCATTTCTTATAATTTACCTTTTGCCGTTTTGGATGGAAATGCAAAGCGAGTCCTTTCCCGTCTTGCGATGTTCCGAGAGTCGGGACCGAAGGCGGATCCGATCTTGCAAAAGATCGCAGATTCCTTTTTGAACCGGGACTTTCCCGGCGATCATAACGAAGCGGTCATGGAGCTTGGGGCCAGGATCTGTATTCCAAAACCTTTATGTACCCAATGTCCTCTGCAAACGGATTGCATCGCCTATCAAAACGGGGTCCAAGAGAGCATTCCGGAAACGGAGAAGAAGAAAAAGGAAATCCCTTTGGATATCCGATTCTATATTCTTAAAGGCAAGCAAGGCATTCTTCTTGTCCGTTATCCTGAGAGAAGATTCTTCAAAACCATTTATTCTTTGCCATTTTCCTTTGAGGGGAAAAATCCCTACGAGCCGGATCCTGTTTTGGACTGGGACTTAAAGACTTCGGATCTAGGGATCAAGTTTAAGCATACGATCACTCATCATAAGATCCAAGGTTTTGTTTCAGAGACAGAATTGGATGCTAAGAAGGAAAAAAGGATCCTGGAGGATTTTCGTAAAGCCCGTCCTTCGATAGAGATCAAATACTGCCATTGGAGAGATCTGGAAACAGAGTTTCCTTCTTCTATTGCTAAAAAGATCAAGCAGACATTGGCAAAGAATGGAGCCGTTCTGCCCGGTCTGGAAAATTAA
- a CDS encoding UbiD family decarboxylase — MSIRSTADFVKELSKKGELLEIREEVDPILEIAEIQRRVVAKRGPALLFSNVKGSPFSVATNLYGSENRIKIAFGENPEKFIQKLAYSVKHLMPPTPKKVWEARSLAWTALRVGLRKVSKAPVLETELEDLNILPALKSWPKDAGRFITLPLVYTESPKTGKGNLGMYRIQFHEPKLTGMHIQIHRGGGFHYAEAEAEGNSLPAHIYVGGPPALTISAVAPLPEEISEFLLASLLMGERLQITKKKGISTLPIVADADFALIGKIPPKIRKPEGPFGDHYGYYALKHDYPVFQVERIFARKNAIWPATVVGRPPQEDHWIAEYLQHLLSPMFPIVMPQVKGVWAYEESGVHSLAAAIVKERYKKEAFMGALRILGEGQLSLTKFLVVTDQEIPLQDFRKTFLAALERFQPETDLHIFSNISQDTLDYTGPKVNEGSKAVLLGVGPKTQKLKEKITGTLKNSKFKNPKVYCPGVLVVSGPKFKRGDGVAKALLKEGIVKDFTFVCIVDNSEEAVRSDHDFIWNVFTRFEPAADIYGNTETIRNHISFRGPIVIDARLKDWYPPVLEEDPKIAKQVDTRFGRLIDSL; from the coding sequence ATGAGTATCCGATCCACAGCCGATTTCGTAAAAGAACTTTCTAAGAAGGGTGAGCTTTTGGAGATCCGTGAAGAGGTGGATCCCATTTTGGAGATCGCGGAAATCCAAAGAAGGGTGGTTGCCAAACGAGGCCCGGCGCTCTTATTCTCGAATGTAAAAGGTTCTCCTTTTTCCGTGGCTACGAATCTGTACGGCTCCGAGAATCGGATCAAGATCGCATTCGGGGAGAATCCGGAAAAGTTTATTCAAAAATTAGCATATTCCGTAAAACATCTTATGCCTCCCACTCCTAAGAAAGTATGGGAAGCGAGATCCTTGGCTTGGACCGCCCTTAGAGTAGGTCTTCGTAAGGTAAGCAAGGCTCCTGTACTAGAAACAGAATTAGAAGATCTGAATATTCTTCCCGCATTGAAATCCTGGCCGAAAGACGCCGGAAGATTTATTACTCTTCCCTTGGTGTATACGGAAAGTCCTAAAACCGGCAAAGGGAATCTGGGAATGTATCGCATCCAATTTCACGAACCGAAGCTGACAGGGATGCATATCCAAATCCATAGAGGGGGAGGCTTTCATTATGCGGAAGCAGAGGCCGAAGGAAATTCCCTTCCCGCTCATATCTATGTAGGAGGTCCTCCCGCTCTTACGATCTCTGCAGTGGCTCCTCTGCCGGAAGAGATCAGCGAATTCTTACTTGCTTCTCTATTAATGGGAGAACGCTTGCAGATCACAAAGAAGAAGGGAATTAGCACGTTGCCGATCGTGGCGGACGCGGACTTTGCACTCATAGGAAAGATCCCGCCTAAGATCCGTAAACCGGAGGGTCCTTTTGGGGATCATTACGGATATTATGCGCTGAAACATGACTATCCCGTGTTCCAAGTAGAAAGGATATTCGCTAGAAAGAATGCGATCTGGCCAGCCACTGTTGTCGGACGTCCTCCCCAAGAAGATCATTGGATCGCCGAGTATTTGCAGCATCTTCTTTCCCCTATGTTCCCGATCGTAATGCCTCAAGTAAAAGGTGTTTGGGCGTATGAGGAATCCGGAGTGCATTCTCTCGCTGCCGCCATCGTAAAAGAAAGATATAAGAAAGAAGCGTTTATGGGAGCTCTTCGCATTTTGGGTGAAGGGCAACTGTCCCTGACCAAATTCCTAGTAGTGACGGATCAGGAGATCCCTCTCCAGGATTTTAGAAAGACCTTCCTTGCTGCGTTAGAGAGATTCCAACCGGAAACGGATCTGCATATCTTCTCGAATATTTCTCAGGATACCTTGGACTATACTGGGCCCAAGGTGAACGAAGGAAGTAAGGCAGTTCTTTTAGGTGTAGGACCTAAGACCCAAAAATTGAAGGAAAAGATCACAGGGACTTTAAAGAATTCTAAATTTAAGAATCCTAAAGTATATTGCCCCGGGGTCTTGGTCGTTTCCGGACCCAAATTTAAAAGAGGGGACGGGGTAGCAAAGGCTCTCTTGAAAGAAGGGATCGTAAAGGATTTCACCTTTGTTTGTATCGTGGATAATTCGGAAGAAGCGGTCCGCTCCGATCACGATTTTATCTGGAACGTATTTACTAGGTTTGAACCTGCTGCGGATATTTATGGGAACACGGAAACGATCCGAAACCATATTTCGTTCCGCGGACCAATCGTTATAGATGCAAGATTAAAGGACTGGTACCCTCCCGTTTTGGAAGAGGATCCTAAAATCGCGAAGCAAGTGGATACTAGATTTGGTAGACTAATTGATTCGCTTTAA
- the rfaD gene encoding ADP-glyceromanno-heptose 6-epimerase yields the protein MSMKRVIVTGGAGLIGSNIVRLLNEKGISDILVVDHLGTSSKWKNLRNLEYSDYLEKEEFLQKVQKGKIVKDYTHIFHLGACSSTTETDASYLIRNNFEYTKILAEESLNRKIKFLYASSAATYGDGKFGYDDQADIHPLKPLNMYGYSKQMFDLYAQKKGFLHKITGVKYFNIFGFGEAHKGDMRSVVLKGYDQILTEGKLRLFKSYKPDYRDGEQKRDFLYVKDAAKISLHLLKKNKFGLYNVGRGVAETWNDLAGALFSALGKPVNIEYVEMPESLQAKYQYFTKAETARLLESGYQEGFTDLRTAIADYVSLLRKEEE from the coding sequence ATGTCGATGAAACGAGTGATCGTTACCGGTGGAGCCGGCCTGATCGGAAGCAATATCGTTCGCCTTTTGAATGAAAAAGGAATTTCGGATATTTTGGTCGTGGACCATTTAGGTACTTCTTCTAAATGGAAGAATCTTAGAAATTTGGAATATTCCGATTATCTGGAAAAGGAGGAATTCCTCCAGAAAGTACAGAAAGGAAAGATCGTAAAGGATTACACTCATATTTTCCATTTGGGTGCTTGCTCCTCCACTACGGAGACGGATGCTTCTTATCTGATCCGAAATAATTTCGAATATACCAAGATCCTGGCAGAAGAGTCCTTGAATCGGAAGATAAAATTCCTGTATGCCTCTTCTGCTGCTACGTATGGGGACGGGAAATTTGGCTATGACGATCAGGCCGATATTCATCCTCTCAAGCCTTTGAATATGTACGGATATTCCAAGCAGATGTTCGATCTATATGCTCAGAAGAAGGGATTCTTACATAAGATCACCGGTGTGAAATACTTCAATATTTTCGGTTTTGGAGAGGCTCACAAGGGAGATATGAGATCCGTTGTCTTGAAAGGTTACGATCAGATCCTGACCGAGGGAAAGCTGAGACTCTTTAAATCCTACAAACCGGACTATAGGGACGGGGAGCAGAAGCGGGATTTCCTATATGTTAAGGACGCCGCAAAGATCAGCCTCCATCTATTAAAGAAAAATAAATTTGGTTTATATAATGTGGGAAGGGGAGTCGCGGAGACCTGGAATGACCTGGCTGGGGCACTTTTCAGCGCATTGGGAAAACCTGTGAACATAGAATACGTGGAAATGCCGGAATCCTTGCAGGCAAAATACCAGTATTTTACGAAGGCGGAGACTGCGAGATTGCTAGAAAGCGGCTACCAGGAAGGTTTTACCGACTTGAGAACGGCAATAGCGGATTACGTTTCCTTGTTAAGGAAGGAAGAAGAGTAA
- a CDS encoding ArsR/SmtB family transcription factor, with product MAAQKLDIKKTHLDSTIRGLKAVAHPDRLKILLHLSKKEHSVGELVDALGISQSAASQHLSKMKEAGYLGSKKVSNQVFYSIKDAKFKAFAKSLLQIFSK from the coding sequence ATGGCAGCCCAAAAGTTAGACATTAAGAAAACTCATCTGGACTCTACTATCCGCGGCTTAAAAGCGGTAGCGCATCCGGACAGATTGAAAATATTACTTCATCTTTCTAAAAAAGAACACAGCGTAGGCGAGTTAGTTGATGCGTTAGGCATCAGCCAATCGGCAGCATCTCAACATTTAAGCAAAATGAAAGAAGCCGGTTACCTAGGCAGCAAGAAAGTCTCTAATCAAGTTTTCTACTCGATCAAAGACGCAAAATTCAAAGCTTTTGCAAAATCCTTACTTCAGATCTTCTCTAAGTAA
- a CDS encoding SDR family NAD(P)-dependent oxidoreductase, producing MEITNKTAVVTGSAGGLGKEMAIHFAKLGANIVLSDISGEKLEIAKKEIEALGAKVIAVQTDVSKEKDAEKLMQDAVSAFGSVDIAVLNAGILRDGLLIKADKQTGKVASKLSLAEWQSVIDVNLTGVFLTGREAAVQMVNHGTKGVIIPIASVSMHGNPGQTNYSAAKAGVAAMTRLWAKELSRYGIRVAGIAPGFIATEMVMKDMNPEALKKWEAQIPIGRLGRPDEIASTAVFIAQNDLVDGVVLEISGGVKI from the coding sequence TTGGAAATCACAAATAAGACCGCTGTAGTCACCGGTTCGGCCGGAGGCTTAGGCAAGGAAATGGCGATCCATTTCGCCAAATTGGGAGCCAATATCGTACTATCCGATATCTCCGGGGAAAAATTAGAGATCGCTAAGAAAGAGATCGAGGCCTTGGGCGCAAAAGTCATCGCAGTGCAAACCGACGTCTCTAAGGAAAAAGACGCCGAGAAACTCATGCAGGATGCGGTTTCTGCCTTTGGCTCCGTAGACATTGCCGTGCTCAATGCCGGCATTCTCAGGGACGGTCTTCTGATCAAAGCGGATAAACAGACTGGAAAGGTAGCCTCCAAGCTTTCTTTGGCGGAATGGCAATCCGTCATAGACGTAAACCTCACAGGTGTATTCCTAACCGGTAGAGAAGCGGCCGTTCAAATGGTAAATCATGGGACCAAGGGAGTGATCATCCCGATCGCTTCCGTTTCTATGCACGGAAACCCGGGCCAGACCAATTATTCCGCTGCTAAGGCGGGAGTAGCCGCTATGACCCGTTTATGGGCCAAGGAACTCAGCCGTTACGGGATCCGAGTAGCAGGGATCGCTCCCGGCTTTATCGCTACGGAAATGGTAATGAAGGATATGAATCCGGAGGCTCTTAAGAAATGGGAGGCTCAGATCCCGATCGGAAGATTAGGAAGGCCGGATGAGATTGCTAGTACTGCTGTATTCATTGCTCAGAATGATTTGGTGGACGGAGTAGTTCTAGAAATATCCGGAGGCGTGAAGATCTAA
- a CDS encoding histidine kinase, whose product MAKSFKQLDAQLSDYIRNRSRISVQSSRMNSKLEKYVLRILTEVLEKLGQSRYIEMLYTITKEMAINGVKANQKRVFFEDIGLDIRNAEHYDSGLAKFKENFSEKMADEYGKRCLARGVFVKINIIYATEGLVVEVVNNTPVIEIEEARMREKMRKAMEYNDIAEFYMDNMDNTEGAGLGIALIMILLKSENIDPNLFRIQTQASETVARVEIPFTDKYVTIRSKEINQVGNHK is encoded by the coding sequence ATGGCAAAAAGCTTTAAACAATTAGACGCCCAGCTCTCTGACTATATCCGCAATCGTTCCCGCATCTCCGTTCAATCCTCTCGCATGAACTCCAAATTGGAGAAGTATGTACTGAGGATCCTGACGGAAGTTCTGGAAAAACTAGGACAGTCCAGATACATCGAAATGCTTTATACCATCACGAAAGAGATGGCGATCAACGGAGTGAAGGCGAATCAGAAACGGGTATTCTTCGAAGACATAGGATTAGATATCCGTAACGCGGAGCATTACGATAGCGGTCTTGCTAAGTTCAAAGAGAACTTCTCCGAAAAGATGGCAGACGAATACGGAAAGCGCTGTTTAGCGAGAGGAGTATTCGTTAAGATCAATATCATCTACGCAACCGAAGGTTTGGTAGTAGAAGTCGTAAATAATACTCCCGTAATCGAGATCGAAGAGGCTCGTATGCGGGAGAAGATGAGAAAGGCAATGGAGTACAACGATATTGCCGAGTTCTATATGGACAATATGGACAATACGGAAGGAGCCGGACTTGGGATCGCTCTTATTATGATCCTTCTCAAGAGCGAGAATATCGATCCGAACCTATTCCGGATCCAAACCCAGGCCTCGGAAACAGTCGCCAGAGTAGAGATCCCTTTCACCGATAAATACGTAACCATTAGAAGTAAGGAAATCAACCAAGTTGGAAATCACAAATAA
- the recN gene encoding DNA repair protein RecN — protein sequence MLQTLSIRDFALIDSAQIDLRSGLTAITGETGSGKSLLLDAISSLLGGKSSAMDIRTGSDKYCLEAAFDISNNPSAKQWIEEHGFPLNGPSLVIRKEFSRDGKTKIQINHSLSSVQVLRGLGELLSEVHNQNDQILLLDKTQQLDILDSYAGLVPLRGEVREGFLTYKSLKKRLEELEMNHADKNRKKEILQYQIEEIHGANLKEGEEEELSKEEHLLTHGEKLAENLDLITGYLHESESSILGSFPKILAASDKIKSFSTSLEEMDSSLKDVYVTIREINASAQDQKEEVFFSPERLSHVQSRLDLIQKLKKKYGSSILEILNTKKKAEDELAALEQNLDSKVSLEKERKRAADKLTQLCLQLSKARREVLNRFETKLKSELEVLGMQGAGLQVVLRWETSAEGEVEAQGKSYLVNEYGLDQAEFYFSPNPGEKPRPLRKIASGGEISRVMLAIKSVLGSNFDGKVLVFDEVDSGLGGEIALDVAKKLRVLSKTHQIILVTHLQQIAAAADHHLLVSKHIKDGRTISEAEFLGMEERTLELARMISGQNISKGALHHAKELLKKKAV from the coding sequence ATGCTTCAAACGCTTTCTATTCGAGATTTTGCTTTAATCGATTCTGCTCAAATTGATTTGAGATCCGGCCTAACTGCGATTACAGGAGAAACCGGTTCCGGTAAGTCCTTACTCTTGGATGCTATATCCTCTCTTCTGGGGGGAAAGAGTAGTGCGATGGATATTCGAACTGGTTCGGACAAGTACTGTCTCGAAGCCGCTTTTGATATTTCCAATAATCCGAGTGCAAAGCAGTGGATCGAGGAGCATGGATTTCCTCTCAACGGTCCCTCTCTAGTGATCAGAAAGGAATTTTCTCGGGATGGAAAGACCAAGATCCAGATCAATCATTCTCTTTCTTCTGTTCAGGTGCTTCGAGGATTGGGCGAATTGCTCTCCGAAGTACATAACCAGAACGACCAGATCCTACTCTTGGACAAGACCCAGCAGTTGGATATACTGGATTCCTATGCCGGGCTCGTTCCTTTGAGGGGAGAGGTGCGAGAGGGCTTTCTTACCTATAAGAGCCTCAAAAAAAGGCTAGAAGAATTGGAGATGAACCATGCGGATAAGAACCGCAAGAAAGAGATCCTACAGTACCAGATCGAGGAGATCCATGGCGCCAATCTGAAGGAGGGAGAAGAAGAGGAACTCTCTAAGGAAGAGCATCTTCTTACCCATGGCGAAAAGTTGGCAGAGAACCTGGATCTGATCACCGGGTATTTGCATGAAAGTGAATCTTCTATTTTGGGATCCTTTCCTAAGATCTTGGCCGCTTCCGATAAGATCAAATCCTTCAGTACTTCTTTAGAAGAGATGGATTCTTCATTAAAAGATGTTTATGTAACCATTCGAGAGATCAATGCCAGTGCCCAAGACCAAAAGGAAGAGGTCTTCTTCTCTCCGGAACGTCTCTCTCATGTGCAATCCAGACTGGATCTGATCCAAAAATTAAAGAAAAAATACGGTTCTTCTATTTTAGAGATCTTAAATACGAAAAAGAAGGCAGAAGACGAACTGGCAGCTCTAGAGCAGAATCTGGATTCTAAAGTATCTTTAGAGAAGGAGAGGAAAAGAGCGGCAGACAAATTGACCCAATTGTGTCTGCAATTGTCCAAGGCAAGAAGAGAAGTCTTAAACCGCTTCGAAACCAAATTGAAATCTGAATTAGAAGTGCTCGGAATGCAAGGTGCCGGTTTGCAAGTGGTGCTTCGTTGGGAAACAAGTGCGGAAGGAGAAGTAGAAGCACAAGGAAAATCTTATTTAGTAAATGAGTATGGATTGGATCAGGCAGAATTCTACTTCAGTCCGAATCCGGGCGAAAAACCAAGGCCTTTACGTAAGATCGCTTCCGGTGGAGAGATCTCCAGAGTGATGTTGGCCATAAAGAGCGTATTAGGTTCCAATTTTGATGGAAAAGTTTTAGTTTTTGACGAGGTTGACTCCGGTCTGGGTGGAGAGATCGCTTTGGATGTGGCAAAGAAATTAAGAGTCTTATCCAAAACTCATCAGATCATCCTAGTTACTCACCTGCAGCAGATTGCGGCGGCGGCAGATCACCATCTTTTAGTGAGTAAACATATAAAAGACGGTCGAACAATCTCCGAAGCAGAATTCTTAGGAATGGAAGAGAGGACGTTGGAACTTGCGAGGATGATCTCGGGTCAGAACATATCTAAAGGCGCTCTGCATCACGCAAAGGAATTGCTGAAAAAAAAGGCGGTATAA
- a CDS encoding MotA/TolQ/ExbB proton channel family protein produces the protein MILAKTDSLVSIIPPETIPILILLVSIIGFTIIIERLIFFSRWKSISPDDWRRVKDLLREKNYDSAADLMRSLSQGPVSQVLQAGIAQYKRSASSVDDEFITQGLNQIQRMEKFLSPLATIATISPLLGVLGTVLGIIRSFAEGSGTRGAEVGISEALITTAMGLGVAIPAYIFHNFFQKRKEDAIAEMESFSEQALRFLK, from the coding sequence ATGATCCTTGCTAAAACAGATTCTTTGGTTTCCATTATTCCACCGGAAACCATCCCTATTTTGATCCTTCTTGTATCTATTATAGGATTTACAATTATCATTGAAAGGCTGATCTTCTTTTCTCGTTGGAAGTCCATTTCTCCGGATGATTGGAGAAGAGTAAAAGATCTTCTGAGAGAAAAGAATTACGACTCCGCGGCTGATCTGATGCGGAGCCTGAGCCAGGGACCGGTTTCTCAGGTTTTACAAGCGGGGATCGCTCAATACAAACGAAGCGCTTCTTCTGTTGACGACGAATTTATTACCCAGGGTTTAAATCAGATCCAGAGAATGGAAAAATTCCTTTCTCCTTTGGCAACGATTGCAACGATCTCTCCGCTGCTCGGAGTACTCGGGACAGTACTTGGGATCATTCGCTCCTTTGCAGAAGGGTCCGGAACCAGAGGGGCCGAAGTAGGGATCAGTGAGGCATTGATCACCACTGCTATGGGACTGGGAGTAGCTATTCCTGCGTACATCTTCCATAACTTCTTCCAAAAAAGAAAAGAAGATGCGATTGCAGAAATGGAAAGCTTCTCCGAGCAAGCGCTTAGGTTTTTGAAATAA